Below is a genomic region from Bacteroidota bacterium.
TCAATTCAGCAACGCACATGTTGGTTGATGAAGCAGTAAGAATCACTTCGTAGTCGCCTACAGCAGTAAACATTGTGCTAGCATCTTTGCTTGATGAAGTTGAGCCGTTAACACTCCAACTATAGTTTACAGTGGTTCCGGCTGGTTCAGTAGTAGTATTGGTGAAATTAATGTTTTCGCCGATACATTGGCCTGAGATAGTAAAGTTTGGTACAGGAGCTTCTACAATAGTAAGTGCTTTAGATATTGAGTCAGCACAACCGTATTCGTTCAATGCTACCAAGGTTACTTGATAAGTTCCAGGAGTAGCGTAGTTGTTAATTGGTGAAACCTCTTGGGCTACATTACCGTTACCAAACTTCCATGCATATCCGGTGTTGCCAGAAGGGATTGAAGTGTTGGTAAACGCTACTTGTTTTTGGCTACATGCTAAAGTTGGGAAGCTGAAATCAGCAGTTGGTTTAGCTGAAGTTGTTACAGGTTTGGTAATCTCTTGCATACATCCTTTTGAATCGGTTACACGAAGAGTTGCCATGTATGAACCCGCACTACCGTATGCATAGTTAGGAGTAGCTGAGGTTGAAGTTCCTGAACCGTCGCCAAAGCTCCAGTTGTAGCTTGCTGTACCATTGTAGATAGTTGAGTTATCAGCAAAAGGTACTGCACTACCCAAACAAACGTTGCCATGGGTAAAGTTTACAGAAGGTTTGCGGTATACGTTCACAGTTTTAGTAATGCTTGAGCTGTATCCGTAGTTTGAGGTTGCTGTTAGTTTTACGTTGTAAGTACCGTAAGTAGCATATTTCTTGTTATTATCTGCATAGTTGCTTTGAGTTCCGTCACCAAAATCCCAGTGGTAGCTCATAGTTCCTGAGCTGATGGTTGATGTGCTGGCAAATACTGCTGCATCTCCGTCACAAAAATCACTTACATCTGCACCTGCAACAGGACGAGGAGCAACAAATATCACCCTTTTAATGTCAGGAGCATAACACAAAGTAGTGTTTGAATATACCCTGATGGTAAATACAAGGAAGCTATCAGTAAATGTGCTGCTTGGCTTAACACGCAAGCGAAGTTTTTGTGAGCCGTTAGCAGGAGTAATAGTATAATCAGAAGCAGGAATAGTAAATCCGCCAGAAGTTTGTGCAGTTACTGAACTCAACGTCCATTTTGTGCCATACTCACCATCGGTATATCCTGTTGGCGCTAATAAGTTAAAGTCAACAGTATCGGGGCTGGCCACAATATCAGGGTCGGCCATATTACCTGAGAAGAACTGACCGCTGAATTTAGTGCCTTTCATCCACTCTGCACCCAATGGAGCAGCGTTAACATTCACTACATAAGGTCCTACATAAGGTTTACCTTTAATCCTTGCTTGGAAAGTGTATGCGCCAGAGTTATTGTAGGTTAGTTTTTGAGCAAAAGTAAACTGGGCTGAGTCACCGGGGTTCAATGTGCCGGTAAAAGGTTCTACAACTTCAGTACCGCTGTTTACACGGTAAGACATATTAAATCCTGATTGAGCATAAGGTGAGCTGTTTTTCACCCATACTTTCACTTCTTCAACTTGCATTTGGCAGTTGCTGGTTCCGGCAAGAGTTAAACGGGTTACGTTGGCATTTACATCTGTTACAAACGCACCTTGATCGGGGTCTGTCAAACTGTAATTGTTACCGTTTACGTCTTTCAAAACACCGGTACCTGTTGCACCCTGCCCATCAAGCTGAACAGTTGTAGGTGTCAAATCTCCTGTAGTTACGTTTGCAAATTTTGGATTGGTGAAAACACTATTCGCATCTTTTGCTGTGCCGGCTTTCCATGAAGCAAAGTCGGTGTAAAGAGTAATACCTGTAGCAATGTAGTTTGTACTGCCTGTACCATTAATATAATAGCTGTTGTTATCAATTACAGGAATGCTAGCATAATAGTAATATGCATAGCGGGTACCACCGGGGCGGGTGTTTGAAAACACGTTGTTAACCACAGAAGTACCTGTCATTGAAGTTGTACCGCTATATAAGTACATACAATACCTTACTGAGGTATTAGTAGCTGCTAAATCATCAGACACAGTATTGTGTGCAAACTGGATACCAAAGGGGTAGTAAGCATACAATGCATACAAAGCTCCGTTATGCTCTATATTATAAATAGCGTTTGAAGCAACTACTGAGTTACTGGCACCGCTATAGTTATAGTAGCAATAGATACCATAGGTAGTGCTGGTTAATGTAGTCATCGAGGTAAACAAGTTGTGAATCTTGTTTCCGACAATGTTGTTGCGGTAGCAATAGTAGTACATATTGATACCGTAAGTGGTAGTTGAGTTAGTACGGGTAGGACGTGAAATGTCGTTGTTTAATACATCTACTTTACTGTTGTAGTAAATATAGATACCGTATTGGTAAAAGTCTTGGATGATGTTCTTCTCCAAAGTAATAAAACCATCCACGTTTTGTGATTGGGCAGTTACCTGAATACCTACCACAGGTCCGCGGGTTGCACCCGTTCCTTTAATAGTACTGTTTTTTACGGTAATGTACTTAGCCGCATCTCCCAAAGTGGTGTTTGATGAGGTGCTGTTACACATATTAATACCAATGTTGTTGGCAGCAGTTGTGCTGGTGTTATTGGTAATTTCTACAGTACACCCGTCAAGCGTGTTGTAATACGACGCATTCATAAAGTGTACACCCCATGAATAAGTAGTACCCAACGCCTTTATATAAAGGTTGTTGATGGTTACATAATCTGCACCGTTAAAACGCAGCGTGTGCTGTGCTGTTGAGGTAGTGGATGTAAATTGTAGGATTTGTCCGCCACCGTTAATAGTGATTTTGTTGGATGCACTTGCACCGGGGATGGCGTTGGCCACTACTTGCTCGGTATAAGGACCGTTTAGTACAGTTACGTTTACACTGCCGTTTACTCCTGATGAGGACAACGCGTTGAAAAACGACTGGAAGGTGGTGTAATTGGTTGACGATGCTGCGGATGCTTTGTCGATCGTGTAGCTCCCATTAAGCTGAGCATAACCTCTACCTGCTGTAAGAGCTGTTAAGAGGGTTACTACTAAACAGGCCAATGTGTACCTGCTAACTACCTTGTAAATGTTTTCCATAGAAAAGGATTAAGTTTTAATTGAACACCGAAATTACACAAAAAACATTAAAAACAATAAAAAATTAACAAAAAACTTACTTTTATGTAAGAAAACTTCAAAAACGAAATCTAATGTATCATTTTTAGTACATTAAAGTATCATTTAAGTAAATAAAAGTTAATTTAAGTGTAGTTAATTGTAGTTGTTGATGTTTTTCATGCAATTTATAATGCGTGTATGGATCAACAGAATAAAAATTCATAATTTATTGATTTTAAACATATTACAACATAAATAGAGGGGTAAAGGGGTAGATGTTTGCTAAAAATTCTGCAGAAACGCCCTTAACAAGCATTAAACAACACTATTAAAGAGTTATTTAACGTGTTTTAATTTCAATAAATAAAATATTAAATTGTTTTGACAAACCAATGAAATCAACACATACAGAGTGTTGTGTTTGTCTAATTTATTACTAAAATACGATATATTCCTACAATATCACATGATATTACCTCTATAAAATATACCCCTTGCTTAAGACTGTCAAGGTTTAAACTGTAGTATTTATCGGATATTTCACCAAGAACAGGGCGAGATATTAACTGTCCCGTAATATTAAAAACATTAATGGTATTAATCTCAATTTCCGACTTAATATATGTTGTTCCGCTTGTTGGGTTTGGGTAAATAGTAACGCCCATCTGCTCAGCAGGTATGCGTGCGCTCAATGGGTTTATATACACCTTCTCAGTAGTAAACGATGAGCAACCGTCTTTTGATACCCTTAAAGTTACTGTAAATATGCCTGTAGACGAATACTTAACCGTATGCTCATCTTTGTTCTGGCTGTTTTGTCCATCGCCATACCACCAGTTGTATTGCCCTGTACCGTTAACAATAAGCGGTGTGAATACGATGCTTCCGTCACCCGTTCCGGCTGATTTAATAGCAAAATCACTTAGCGGAAGTTCCGCAATACGAATAGTCCGCTCAGTTGAGTCGCTACAACCTATCCCCGATTGGGCTTTAAGCTTCACTGTATATGTTCCCGGGGTGTTATACACCACATCAGGGTTGGCGTTGGTTGAGGTATCGCTATTGCCCAACTGCCACAAATAGCTCAAACTTCCGTTGTTTATTACAGTACCGTTGCTTAGTGTTATTACATCACCCACACAAGCAGTAAGCCTGGTTGAGAAGTTGGCAATCGGTTTTTCTGATATAACATACTTGCGCTTAATCTCAGACGCACAATTGTTGCCACCATCTGCTTTAAGCACCACTTCAAACTCACCAACCGATGAAAACGCATGGGTAATGTGTTTGGCTGTATCCTGCCGGCCATCTAAAGCCCACAAATACGAAACGGTTTCACCCGGAGGCTCTACGGTAAGATTGGTAAAGTTTATCAAACTTTGAGCGCATTGATTATCCAAAGCAAACTCAACGTTAGGGGTTTGTTTTATTTTAAGGATTCTTGTTGCAGTATCAACACAATCAAACTGGTTGCGCGCAATCAGTTGTACAGTATAATCACCCGGCTGGTTATAGTTGTGGTCGATGTGTTTACCTGTAGCAGTGTCTCCATCACCAAATACCCATACATAGCCTGTTGATCCGGCCGGTATGGTATTATTGGTAAACGAAATATCTTTTTGACTGCATAGCTGTGAAGGGATTGAGAAGTTTGACACCGGCTTTTGCGAAAATGTAACAGGCTTTGTAACCGTAGCCCTGCAACCCATAGCATCAAGAATTGTTAGGGAAACAAAGTATATGTTTGGGTTATTGTATAGGTAAGACGGGTTTGCGGCAACCGACCCTCCAAAGCCATCACCAAAGTTCCAGCTATACATAGCGCCACCGTTAGCAACCACGCTTTGGTTATTAAAGTTAATATCTACACCTTGGCATTTATTGCCATACAAAAAGTCGGGCTTTGGGTTAGGGTACACGGTAACCGCTTTGGTAATGCTATCTATATAACCTCTGTCAGAAATAGCAATAAGCGTAACATTGTACACGCCTGCCAACTTGTATTTTTTTGAAGGATGCGGGATGCTGCTTGTATCACCGTCGCCAAACTTCCATAAAAAACGAAGGGTGCCTAAACTAATGGATGAACCGTTGGCAAACTTCATTTCTGCATCTTCGCATACATTAACTTGGGTAAATATGGCTTTGGGTCTTGGGCTTACCAATACCTCACGAAGTACCACGGGAGCATTGCAATTGCTGGCAATAGCGTACGCTATCAAGCCCATCTCAACGCGCTTTCCGGTTTGTGATGAAGACGGCCTGTACCTTAGTTTACCATTCCCACCCGATACGGGTGCAATCCAAGCTGTATCACCGGCATTTAAACTGCCCCCGCCAATAATATTGGCCGATACATTCTTAATCCCCCATGTAACTCCATACTGCGAGTATGGGAAATTTGGAGCTGCTTGAAACTCATACGTTATGGTATCAGGGGCAGCCACAATATCAGGCTCTATAGTTGTGCCGCCAACAAATAATCCGTTGAAAGGGTTGCCCATTGTCAAAACCCCGCCAATTGGCGCGGCCTGTACATTAATATGATACGGGCCAATGTCTGGTTTAAGACCGATACGGGTTACTATCGAGTAAACTCCAACAGTGGTGTATGCTACGGGCTTGCTGAATGTGAACAATGCAGAATCGCCTGCACGTATTACACCTGCATACTTTTGCGTTACGGGAGTACCGCCATTTAATGAGTACACAACATCAAAGTTGGATATATCCAATATTGAGTTGTTCCTAATCATTACCCGCATACTATCAGCAGAGCCTTGGCATCCGTTACTGTTAAGTATTGCGCGGCTTACGTTAGCATCAATTGTAAATTCAAAAGCTCCGGGGTCTGGCTTGGTAACATCTCTTGCGCTACCGTTCAAGTCGGTAGTGACAATACATGTAGCACCAACTCCATCCACCATTATGTTTTCGGGGGTTAAATTACCCGAGGCAAGATTTGAGAACTTAGGTGTATGTGATACTGAGTTTTTATCAAACGGTGAACCTGAACCTGTTGCTCCCTGCCACCCGATTAATGTTTGAAAGCTCTGGCTGTTTGTAAAACCGATGTATGAGTTT
It encodes:
- a CDS encoding PKD domain-containing protein, which gives rise to MAYLYRRLQNIGAYFVLVVGFILTTAVSAVAQPLAGSYTINRLASPSTTNFISFQSFFTHAASVGVSGAVSVNVSNGPYIEQVQIDAISGVNSINTITVQGNNQILSYDYTGSIAANGYTLRLNGADYITVKNLEIRAINSTHSWGVHITNNADNNKLEDCTIVIPNNTTFNNTSGGIVVCSSLSNPFSSGAAATNLTLQGCIVSGSAGGSPWYGIFLNPQSSGSVASNMLIKNCHIRSFRETGIYMTNCRGAAITQNHVSRPLLQNISNSNGIAAINANRECVIEGNRIYDCFKSVISSSLFVDFYGLNIQNATDARIANNIIYENSNQGKWYGVYLRCSPNVNILHNTISNDNASTTSGSIFGFYHENACASSGSAFKNNIVSLVRGGTATRYAVYQDGSAIDIDNNNLFVSSGSNSYIGFTNSQSFQTLIGWQGATGSGSPFDKNSVSHTPKFSNLASGNLTPENIMVDGVGATCIVTTDLNGSARDVTKPDPGAFEFTIDANVSRAILNSNGCQGSADSMRVMIRNNSILDISNFDVVYSLNGGTPVTQKYAGVIRAGDSALFTFSKPVAYTTVGVYSIVTRIGLKPDIGPYHINVQAAPIGGVLTMGNPFNGLFVGGTTIEPDIVAAPDTITYEFQAAPNFPYSQYGVTWGIKNVSANIIGGGSLNAGDTAWIAPVSGGNGKLRYRPSSSQTGKRVEMGLIAYAIASNCNAPVVLREVLVSPRPKAIFTQVNVCEDAEMKFANGSSISLGTLRFLWKFGDGDTSSIPHPSKKYKLAGVYNVTLIAISDRGYIDSITKAVTVYPNPKPDFLYGNKCQGVDINFNNQSVVANGGAMYSWNFGDGFGGSVAANPSYLYNNPNIYFVSLTILDAMGCRATVTKPVTFSQKPVSNFSIPSQLCSQKDISFTNNTIPAGSTGYVWVFGDGDTATGKHIDHNYNQPGDYTVQLIARNQFDCVDTATRILKIKQTPNVEFALDNQCAQSLINFTNLTVEPPGETVSYLWALDGRQDTAKHITHAFSSVGEFEVVLKADGGNNCASEIKRKYVISEKPIANFSTRLTACVGDVITLSNGTVINNGSLSYLWQLGNSDTSTNANPDVVYNTPGTYTVKLKAQSGIGCSDSTERTIRIAELPLSDFAIKSAGTGDGSIVFTPLIVNGTGQYNWWYGDGQNSQNKDEHTVKYSSTGIFTVTLRVSKDGCSSFTTEKVYINPLSARIPAEQMGVTIYPNPTSGTTYIKSEIEINTINVFNITGQLISRPVLGEISDKYYSLNLDSLKQGVYFIEVISCDIVGIYRILVIN
- a CDS encoding PKD domain-containing protein yields the protein MENIYKVVSRYTLACLVVTLLTALTAGRGYAQLNGSYTIDKASAASSTNYTTFQSFFNALSSSGVNGSVNVTVLNGPYTEQVVANAIPGASASNKITINGGGQILQFTSTTSTAQHTLRFNGADYVTINNLYIKALGTTYSWGVHFMNASYYNTLDGCTVEITNNTSTTAANNIGINMCNSTSSNTTLGDAAKYITVKNSTIKGTGATRGPVVGIQVTAQSQNVDGFITLEKNIIQDFYQYGIYIYYNSKVDVLNNDISRPTRTNSTTTYGINMYYYCYRNNIVGNKIHNLFTSMTTLTSTTYGIYCYYNYSGASNSVVASNAIYNIEHNGALYALYAYYPFGIQFAHNTVSDDLAATNTSVRYCMYLYSGTTSMTGTSVVNNVFSNTRPGGTRYAYYYYASIPVIDNNSYYINGTGSTNYIATGITLYTDFASWKAGTAKDANSVFTNPKFANVTTGDLTPTTVQLDGQGATGTGVLKDVNGNNYSLTDPDQGAFVTDVNANVTRLTLAGTSNCQMQVEEVKVWVKNSSPYAQSGFNMSYRVNSGTEVVEPFTGTLNPGDSAQFTFAQKLTYNNSGAYTFQARIKGKPYVGPYVVNVNAAPLGAEWMKGTKFSGQFFSGNMADPDIVASPDTVDFNLLAPTGYTDGEYGTKWTLSSVTAQTSGGFTIPASDYTITPANGSQKLRLRVKPSSTFTDSFLVFTIRVYSNTTLCYAPDIKRVIFVAPRPVAGADVSDFCDGDAAVFASTSTISSGTMSYHWDFGDGTQSNYADNNKKYATYGTYNVKLTATSNYGYSSSITKTVNVYRKPSVNFTHGNVCLGSAVPFADNSTIYNGTASYNWSFGDGSGTSTSATPNYAYGSAGSYMATLRVTDSKGCMQEITKPVTTSAKPTADFSFPTLACSQKQVAFTNTSIPSGNTGYAWKFGNGNVAQEVSPINNYATPGTYQVTLVALNEYGCADSISKALTIVEAPVPNFTISGQCIGENINFTNTTTEPAGTTVNYSWSVNGSTSSSKDASTMFTAVGDYEVILTASSTNMCVAELKKMVSFTEKPIVSFSIKENACVGDNIEITNSTVAAGSSLSYAWDLGNGTSTDAHPTTTYATPGTYAVKLVATTGAGCSETQSKNIVIAQTPSSDFNIESAKTGDGGIKFTPMSANGSGSYMWFYGDGSTGTDKDGHTYKYMGLGIFKVTLKISDNGCSSTTTKEVKINVMGTENVSNEGMFEAYPNPVSSTLNIKLTGAQTANTIKVLNMLGQQVLVHTVTDATQNTFALDLSNETAGVYFVYVTTENGTYNTKFTITR